Proteins encoded within one genomic window of Cellulomonas flavigena DSM 20109:
- a CDS encoding aldo/keto reductase family protein: MRFRFLGNSGLKISELTYGNWLTHGSQVENDTATACVRAALDVGITTFDTADVYANTVAESVLGDALAGERRESLEILTKVYWPTGPKGPNDTGLSRKHVRESIDGSLRRLRTDYVDLYQAHRYDHETPLEETMQAFADVVRQGKALYIGVSEWTADQIRAGHALAKELGFQLVSNQPQYSMLWRVIEAEVVPASRELGVSQIVWSPIAQGVLTGKYRPGAELPAGSRATDEKGGASMIRSFLRDDVLGRVQDLRPVADELGLTMAQLAIAWVLANDNVAAAIIGASRPEQVHDNAKAGGVELPAEVLARIDEVLGDVVVTDPAETAKASPPQRLV; this comes from the coding sequence ATGCGCTTCCGCTTCCTCGGCAACTCCGGCCTCAAGATCTCCGAGCTCACCTACGGCAACTGGCTGACCCACGGCTCGCAGGTGGAGAACGACACCGCGACCGCGTGCGTGCGCGCGGCGCTCGACGTCGGCATCACGACCTTCGACACGGCCGACGTGTACGCCAACACGGTGGCCGAGTCCGTCCTGGGCGACGCCCTGGCCGGTGAGCGGCGCGAGTCGCTCGAGATCCTCACCAAGGTCTACTGGCCGACGGGGCCGAAGGGCCCCAACGACACCGGCCTGTCCCGCAAGCACGTCCGCGAGTCGATCGACGGCTCGCTGCGGCGCCTGCGCACCGACTACGTCGACCTGTACCAGGCGCACCGCTACGACCACGAGACGCCGCTCGAGGAGACGATGCAGGCGTTCGCCGACGTCGTCCGTCAGGGCAAGGCCCTGTACATCGGCGTCAGCGAGTGGACCGCCGACCAGATCCGCGCCGGGCACGCGCTCGCCAAGGAGCTGGGGTTCCAGCTCGTCTCGAACCAGCCGCAGTACTCGATGCTGTGGCGCGTCATCGAGGCGGAGGTCGTGCCGGCCTCGCGCGAGCTCGGTGTCTCGCAGATCGTGTGGTCCCCCATCGCCCAGGGTGTGCTGACGGGCAAGTACCGGCCCGGCGCCGAGCTGCCCGCGGGCTCGCGCGCCACGGACGAGAAGGGCGGGGCGAGCATGATCAGGTCGTTCCTGCGCGACGACGTCCTCGGACGCGTGCAGGACCTGCGGCCGGTCGCGGACGAGCTGGGCCTGACGATGGCGCAGCTCGCGATCGCGTGGGTGCTGGCCAACGACAACGTGGCCGCCGCGATCATCGGCGCGTCCCGCCCCGAGCAGGTGCACGACAACGCGAAGGCCGGCGGTGTCGAGCTGCCCGCCGAGGTGCTCGCGCGCATCGACGAGGTCCTCGGCGACGTCGTCGTCACCGACCCGGCCGAGACGGCGAAGGCCTCGCCGCCGCAGCGACTGGTCTGA
- a CDS encoding pyridoxamine 5'-phosphate oxidase family protein: MTSETWQEQDDPGRAEAVAKVRDLLKEHHLAMLTTIDADGALVSRPMGVQDVDFDGDLWFFTSLTSHKAAEIRAHSAANAAFAGSSSWLSVAGTAEVVQDRAKINELWGPVAEAWFPEGPSTPDLALIRLRAQSAEYWDSPGGRLATALSFVKAKVTGQAYDGGENAAVDL; the protein is encoded by the coding sequence ATGACGAGCGAGACGTGGCAGGAGCAGGACGACCCGGGGCGCGCGGAGGCCGTCGCGAAGGTGCGTGACCTGCTCAAGGAGCACCACCTGGCGATGCTCACGACCATCGACGCCGACGGTGCGCTCGTCAGCCGGCCCATGGGAGTGCAGGACGTCGACTTCGACGGGGACCTGTGGTTCTTCACGTCGCTGACCAGTCACAAGGCGGCGGAGATCCGGGCGCACAGCGCGGCGAACGCGGCGTTCGCCGGGTCGTCGTCGTGGCTGTCGGTCGCCGGCACGGCGGAGGTCGTGCAGGACCGGGCCAAGATCAACGAGCTGTGGGGGCCGGTCGCCGAGGCGTGGTTCCCGGAGGGGCCGTCGACGCCCGACCTCGCGCTGATCCGGCTGCGCGCGCAGAGCGCCGAGTACTGGGACAGCCCCGGTGGCCGGCTCGCCACGGCGCTCAGCTTCGTCAAGGCCAAGGTGACGGGGCAGGCCTACGACGGCGGCGAGAACGCGGCCGTCGACCTCTGA
- a CDS encoding DUF72 domain-containing protein, translating to MTVRIGTSGWSYDHWDGVLYRPGLPARERLARYVEAFDTVELNASFYRWPREPAFASWNRRLPGGFTMSVKAPRGLTHARRLYAPEVWSERIARCWHELRDHREALLVQLRPDAERDDARLDWFLGTLPPWVQVAVELRHPSWQTDAVFDLLARHGAAYCVVSGADIPCVLRATSRLVYVRLHGPDHDHLYAGSYSDDDLRWWADRVREWEGGGHDVVAYFNNDGDGNAVRNAWRLRELLV from the coding sequence ATGACCGTGCGCATCGGCACGTCGGGGTGGTCGTACGACCACTGGGACGGCGTGCTGTACCGCCCGGGTCTGCCCGCCCGCGAGCGGCTCGCGCGGTACGTCGAGGCGTTCGACACCGTCGAGCTCAACGCGAGCTTCTACCGCTGGCCCCGTGAGCCGGCGTTCGCGTCGTGGAACCGCCGGCTGCCGGGCGGGTTCACGATGTCCGTCAAGGCGCCGCGGGGCCTGACCCACGCGCGCCGGCTGTACGCGCCGGAGGTGTGGTCGGAGCGCATCGCGCGGTGCTGGCACGAGCTGCGCGACCACCGGGAGGCGCTGCTGGTGCAGCTGCGCCCCGACGCCGAGCGGGACGACGCGCGGCTCGACTGGTTCCTCGGGACGCTCCCGCCGTGGGTCCAGGTGGCCGTCGAGCTGCGGCACCCCTCGTGGCAGACGGACGCGGTGTTCGACCTGCTCGCGCGGCACGGCGCCGCGTACTGCGTCGTGTCCGGCGCGGACATCCCGTGCGTGCTGCGCGCGACGTCGCGCCTCGTCTACGTCCGGCTGCACGGCCCGGACCACGACCACCTCTACGCGGGCTCGTACTCCGACGACGACCTGCGCTGGTGGGCGGACCGTGTCCGCGAGTGGGAGGGCGGCGGGCACGACGTCGTCGCGTACTTCAACAACGACGGCGACGGCAACGCCGTGCGCAACGCCTGGCGCCTGCGCGAGCTCCTCGTCTAA
- a CDS encoding GNAT family N-acetyltransferase, with translation MTTSDVLVEHVTWGDADAAVLRTAQQAELRDRYGDDDIGHAMTGRSIVAMVLLRVSGQAVACGALRDAQDELGPGTGELKRMYVRPSHRGRGLSRRVLAELEAAAPAYGLDRLVLETGVLQPEAIGLYLASGYAPIDNFGEYAGVVDSRCFAKRLGVGEATRGPRRRPAVSSSDARPSTSSGSPDVVVEEVAWVHPDAYALRRAMVDELTPLYPEMAFDRPDGFERLDAAQGRTAATTFLARRDRVPVACATHRRAVEWGDDVAELKRLYVAPDVRGSGLARRLVACVEDAARADGARRIVLDTGIRQPAAITLYLDLGYRAVAPPPGTWQGLPVSLWFARDL, from the coding sequence GTGACGACGTCCGACGTGCTCGTCGAGCACGTCACGTGGGGCGACGCCGACGCGGCGGTGCTGCGCACCGCCCAGCAGGCGGAGCTGCGGGACCGGTACGGCGACGACGACATCGGTCACGCCATGACGGGCCGGTCGATCGTCGCGATGGTGCTCCTGCGCGTCTCCGGCCAGGCCGTGGCGTGCGGGGCGCTGCGGGACGCGCAGGACGAGCTCGGCCCCGGCACGGGTGAGCTCAAGCGCATGTACGTGCGCCCCTCGCACCGAGGGCGCGGCCTGTCCCGGCGGGTGCTCGCGGAGCTCGAGGCGGCGGCGCCCGCGTACGGGCTCGACCGGCTCGTCCTCGAGACCGGCGTCCTGCAGCCCGAGGCGATCGGGCTGTACCTCGCGTCGGGGTACGCGCCGATCGACAACTTCGGCGAGTACGCGGGCGTCGTCGACTCGCGCTGCTTCGCCAAGCGGCTGGGCGTGGGTGAGGCGACGCGCGGGCCGCGGCGACGGCCCGCCGTGTCCTCGAGCGACGCGCGGCCGTCGACGTCGAGCGGGTCGCCCGACGTCGTCGTCGAGGAGGTGGCCTGGGTGCACCCCGACGCGTACGCGTTGCGCCGCGCCATGGTCGACGAGCTCACGCCGCTGTACCCCGAGATGGCGTTCGACCGGCCCGACGGGTTCGAACGGCTCGACGCGGCGCAGGGACGGACCGCAGCGACGACGTTCCTCGCCCGCCGCGACCGCGTGCCCGTCGCGTGCGCGACGCACCGCCGCGCGGTCGAGTGGGGCGACGACGTGGCCGAGCTGAAGCGGCTCTACGTCGCACCCGACGTGCGCGGGAGCGGGCTGGCGCGCCGGCTCGTCGCGTGCGTCGAGGACGCAGCCCGCGCCGACGGCGCCCGGCGGATCGTGCTCGACACCGGCATCCGGCAGCCGGCCGCGATCACGCTCTACCTGGACCTCGGCTACCGCGCCGTCGCGCCGCCGCCCGGGACGTGGCAGGGCCTGCCGGTCTCGCTGTGGTTCGCGAGGGACCTGTGA
- the purQ gene encoding phosphoribosylformylglycinamidine synthase subunit PurQ, giving the protein MGRIGVVTFPGTLDDRDAARAVRLAGGEPVALWHADADLKGVDAVVLPGGFSYGDYLRAGAISRFAPVMGEIVDAAGKGLPVLGICNGFQVLTEAHLLPGSMIKNDHLHFVCREQVLSVENADTAWTRAYAPGERITIPLKNQDGQYVADERTLDELEGEGRVVFRYQDGNPNGSRRDIAGISNAAGNVVGLMPHPEHAVEAGFGPDGPAGPRSGTDGLRFFTSVLQALVS; this is encoded by the coding sequence ATGGGTCGCATCGGCGTCGTCACGTTCCCCGGCACGCTCGACGACCGGGACGCCGCGCGCGCCGTGCGCCTGGCCGGCGGCGAGCCCGTCGCCCTGTGGCACGCGGACGCCGACCTCAAGGGCGTCGACGCGGTCGTGCTGCCCGGTGGGTTCTCCTACGGCGACTACCTGCGCGCCGGCGCGATCAGCCGGTTCGCGCCCGTCATGGGCGAGATCGTCGACGCCGCCGGCAAGGGCCTGCCCGTGCTCGGCATCTGCAACGGCTTCCAGGTCCTCACCGAGGCGCACCTGCTGCCCGGGTCGATGATCAAGAACGACCACCTGCACTTCGTCTGCCGCGAGCAGGTGCTGTCCGTCGAGAACGCCGACACGGCGTGGACGCGCGCGTACGCACCGGGCGAGCGGATCACGATCCCGCTGAAGAACCAGGACGGCCAGTACGTCGCCGACGAGCGCACGCTCGACGAGCTCGAGGGCGAGGGGCGCGTCGTCTTCCGCTACCAGGACGGCAACCCCAACGGCTCGCGGCGCGACATCGCCGGCATCAGCAACGCCGCGGGCAACGTCGTGGGGCTCATGCCGCACCCGGAGCACGCGGTCGAGGCCGGCTTCGGCCCCGACGGGCCCGCCGGTCCGCGGTCGGGCACCGACGGGCTGCGGTTCTTCACGTCTGTCCTGCAGGCCCTGGTCTCCTGA
- the purS gene encoding phosphoribosylformylglycinamidine synthase subunit PurS has protein sequence MGRVVVDVMPKPEILDPQGKAVANALPRLGFGQFTAVRQGKRFELEVDGPVTPEVLEAAAAAAEQVLSNPVIEDVVRVADIEADAAATVASQGLA, from the coding sequence GTGGGACGAGTCGTCGTCGACGTCATGCCGAAGCCCGAGATCCTCGACCCGCAGGGCAAGGCCGTCGCGAACGCGCTGCCGCGCCTCGGCTTCGGCCAGTTCACCGCGGTCCGCCAGGGCAAGCGGTTCGAGCTCGAGGTCGACGGTCCGGTGACGCCGGAGGTCCTCGAGGCCGCCGCGGCCGCCGCCGAGCAGGTCCTGTCCAACCCGGTGATCGAGGACGTGGTGCGCGTCGCCGACATCGAGGCGGACGCCGCCGCCACCGTCGCGTCGCAGGGCCTGGCCTGA
- a CDS encoding amidohydrolase, with product MPSLGGPVDVSRPLVLRRARLLGQDAPVDVVLRDGRIASLGVAAAGVGDVVDLDGRLLLPGLWDQHTHLTQWALARGRLDVSGAESAAQAVALVAERLRTSPPAPGRPLVGLGFRDGTWPDAPSAALLDAVAGDVPVVLVSGDLHCAWASTAGIRLLGVAQHPTGVLRETEWMPLMGALDHVPDAEQDALVADALRAAAARGVVGVVDLEIADNVAVWRRRAAAGDPPVRVRAGVWPAYLDRVVGEDLHTGDRVAGPRVTQGPLKVIVDGSLNTRTAWCHDPYPGVEGDLAHGVLNVPPDELVPLLRHAGAHGLRAAVHAIGDAANALVLDAFATTGAQGSVEHAQLLTPADVTRFAELGVVASVQPAHAPDDRDVADRHWAGRTHRAFPLADLHAAGVTLALGSDAPVAPLDPWLAIDAAVWRTADERPPWHPEQRLDVRTALASSVDGRPLGLRVGDPADLVVLEDDPTTLAATPGGLRATRVAATLVAGTVTHTTL from the coding sequence GTGCCATCTCTCGGAGGTCCGGTGGACGTCTCGCGCCCCCTCGTCCTGCGCCGTGCGCGCCTGCTCGGGCAGGACGCCCCGGTCGACGTCGTGCTGCGCGACGGGCGCATCGCGTCGCTCGGCGTGGCCGCCGCGGGCGTGGGCGACGTCGTCGATCTCGACGGCCGCCTGCTGCTGCCCGGTCTGTGGGACCAGCACACGCACCTCACGCAGTGGGCGCTGGCGCGCGGGCGGCTCGACGTGTCGGGCGCGGAGTCGGCGGCGCAGGCCGTCGCACTCGTCGCCGAGCGGCTGCGTACCTCGCCGCCGGCGCCCGGTCGCCCGCTCGTCGGCCTGGGGTTCCGCGACGGGACGTGGCCCGACGCGCCGTCGGCGGCGTTGCTCGACGCGGTCGCGGGCGACGTGCCGGTCGTCCTGGTCTCCGGGGACCTGCACTGCGCCTGGGCGTCGACGGCCGGGATCCGGCTGCTCGGCGTCGCGCAGCACCCCACGGGCGTGCTGCGCGAGACCGAGTGGATGCCGCTCATGGGTGCGCTCGACCACGTGCCCGACGCCGAGCAGGACGCGCTGGTCGCGGACGCGCTGCGGGCGGCGGCCGCGCGGGGCGTGGTGGGCGTCGTCGACCTGGAGATCGCCGACAACGTCGCGGTGTGGCGCCGACGAGCCGCGGCGGGGGACCCGCCTGTGCGCGTGCGAGCCGGCGTGTGGCCCGCGTACCTCGACCGCGTCGTCGGCGAGGACCTGCACACCGGGGACCGGGTCGCCGGGCCGCGCGTCACGCAGGGCCCGCTCAAGGTCATCGTCGACGGGTCGCTGAACACCCGCACCGCGTGGTGCCACGACCCGTACCCGGGCGTCGAGGGCGACCTCGCGCACGGTGTGCTCAACGTGCCCCCCGACGAGCTCGTCCCGCTGCTGCGGCACGCCGGGGCGCACGGCCTGCGAGCGGCGGTCCACGCGATCGGCGACGCCGCGAACGCCCTCGTCCTCGACGCCTTCGCGACGACCGGCGCACAGGGGTCGGTGGAGCACGCTCAGCTCCTGACGCCCGCCGACGTCACGCGGTTCGCCGAGCTCGGCGTCGTCGCGAGCGTGCAGCCCGCGCACGCACCCGACGACCGGGACGTCGCCGACCGGCACTGGGCGGGGCGCACCCACCGCGCGTTCCCGCTGGCGGACCTCCACGCGGCCGGCGTGACGCTCGCTCTCGGGTCGGACGCGCCCGTCGCGCCGCTCGACCCGTGGCTCGCGATCGACGCCGCCGTGTGGCGGACGGCCGACGAGCGCCCGCCGTGGCACCCCGAGCAGCGGCTCGACGTGCGCACCGCGCTCGCGTCGTCCGTCGACGGTCGCCCCCTGGGGCTGCGCGTGGGCGACCCGGCGGACCTGGTGGTGCTCGAGGACGACCCGACGACGCTCGCCGCGACGCCGGGCGGGCTCCGGGCCACCCGTGTCGCCGCCACCCTCGTCGCCGGCACCGTGACCCACACGACCCTCTGA
- a CDS encoding DNA/RNA non-specific endonuclease, protein MGYDATFLGPEVPLPVPAQEVRELPSTHFTVLLDPVRRLAAATAVNIDGVALLDVPRGDDWYLDPRVPAGEQAGNELYARNDLDRGHLVRRRDPVWGEPGVAAQANRETFAYPNAAPQASGFNQSKELWLGLEDHVLEHAHAQRLRLSVLTGPVLAGDDPVYRGIAVPRRFWKVAAWALDGGRRLAAAAFVLDQTPLLHATELAARTHAAAEAGDPPPLGPFRTFQVPVADVADLTGLDLGPLPAADVLAATTAQQVAWRELGSAEDVDLGA, encoded by the coding sequence ATGGGGTACGACGCGACATTCCTGGGGCCGGAGGTCCCGCTGCCCGTGCCGGCGCAGGAGGTGCGCGAGCTGCCGTCGACGCACTTCACGGTGCTCCTCGACCCGGTGCGCCGGCTCGCGGCCGCGACCGCGGTCAACATCGACGGCGTCGCGCTGCTCGACGTGCCACGCGGCGACGACTGGTACCTCGACCCGCGCGTACCCGCCGGTGAGCAGGCCGGCAACGAGCTGTACGCACGCAACGACCTCGACCGCGGGCACCTGGTACGTCGTCGCGACCCGGTGTGGGGCGAGCCGGGCGTCGCGGCGCAGGCCAACCGCGAGACCTTCGCGTACCCCAACGCGGCGCCGCAGGCGAGTGGCTTCAACCAGAGCAAGGAGCTGTGGCTCGGCCTCGAGGACCACGTCCTGGAGCACGCGCACGCGCAGCGCCTGCGGCTGTCGGTGCTGACGGGGCCGGTGCTCGCGGGCGACGACCCGGTCTACCGGGGCATCGCGGTCCCGCGCCGGTTCTGGAAGGTCGCGGCCTGGGCGCTCGACGGGGGCAGGCGGCTGGCCGCCGCGGCGTTCGTGCTCGACCAGACGCCGCTGCTGCACGCCACCGAGCTCGCCGCGCGCACGCACGCGGCCGCCGAGGCGGGCGACCCGCCGCCGCTCGGGCCGTTCCGCACGTTCCAGGTGCCGGTGGCCGATGTCGCCGACCTCACCGGTCTCGACCTGGGCCCGCTGCCGGCCGCCGACGTGCTCGCGGCGACGACGGCGCAGCAGGTGGCGTGGCGCGAGCTCGGGTCAGCGGAGGACGTCGACCTCGGCGCCTGA
- a CDS encoding phosphoribosylaminoimidazolesuccinocarboxamide synthase: MEVSDAPPAPTTSGPAVHGHLPGWRHVYSGKVRDLYEPDASPEGVALRQRHGDVVLVVASDRVSAYDHVLSPGIPGKGVVLTQLSLWWFEQLTDLVPNHVVSTDVPEAVAGRAMVCRRLDMFPVECVARGYLTGSGLAEYRENGEVTGIALPTGLVDGSRLPEPIFTPATKAELGDHDENVRFSVVVDTVGPETAETLRDLTLAVYARAEGVARERGVVLADTKLEFGTDPVTGAVTLGDEVLTPDSSRFWPADAWEPGHAQPSFDKQFVRDWLTSDASGWDRASDAPPPALPDDVVERTRARYLEAYERLTGRPLAL, translated from the coding sequence GTGGAGGTGAGCGACGCGCCCCCCGCACCCACCACCTCCGGCCCCGCGGTCCACGGTCACCTGCCGGGCTGGCGGCACGTCTACTCCGGCAAGGTCCGCGACCTGTACGAGCCGGACGCGTCCCCCGAGGGTGTCGCGCTGCGTCAGCGGCACGGTGACGTCGTGCTCGTCGTCGCGTCGGACCGGGTGTCCGCGTACGACCACGTGCTGTCCCCGGGCATCCCCGGCAAGGGCGTCGTGCTGACGCAGCTCAGCCTGTGGTGGTTCGAGCAGCTCACCGACCTCGTGCCGAACCACGTCGTCTCGACGGACGTTCCCGAGGCGGTCGCGGGGCGCGCGATGGTGTGCCGCCGCCTCGACATGTTCCCGGTCGAGTGCGTCGCGCGCGGCTACCTCACCGGGTCCGGGCTGGCGGAGTACCGCGAGAACGGCGAGGTCACCGGCATCGCGCTGCCCACCGGGCTCGTCGACGGCTCGCGCCTGCCGGAGCCGATCTTCACGCCGGCGACCAAGGCCGAGCTCGGCGACCACGACGAGAACGTCCGCTTCTCGGTCGTCGTCGACACCGTGGGACCCGAGACGGCCGAGACGCTGCGCGACCTCACGCTCGCCGTCTACGCGCGGGCCGAGGGTGTCGCGCGCGAGCGCGGTGTGGTCCTGGCGGACACCAAGCTCGAGTTCGGCACCGACCCCGTGACGGGTGCCGTGACGCTCGGCGACGAGGTGCTGACCCCCGACTCGTCACGCTTCTGGCCCGCCGACGCCTGGGAGCCGGGCCACGCGCAGCCGAGCTTCGACAAGCAGTTCGTCCGCGACTGGCTGACGTCGGACGCGTCGGGGTGGGACCGCGCGTCGGACGCCCCGCCGCCGGCTCTCCCGGACGACGTCGTCGAACGCACCCGCGCCCGCTACCTCGAGGCCTACGAGCGGCTGACGGGCCGCCCCCTCGCCCTCTGA
- a CDS encoding AAA family ATPase: MDDAVTPARLQAFLQDFRVLSEAAHSAHAQRAAGAPPLVPLVAEHLGSDPRTFPVHTLELPVLRRVDVDVAVAAVVGEDPDARLVGVGGGEQRSHMSLSEILQHAAEWQQFPVGPVDYHRAATGPGTSRQTVAFGLHLWSVAGVPVALLQRRASMRHNGSPVLEVVCPSDEVAGDVLTRVRAEMDARSTLRGQVVTFSGSPFDPGEAGVVHVPRPVVPREDVVLPAGTLERIERQVLGVARHRDALRAAGQHLKRGVLLYGPPGTGKTHTVRHLVGESPGVTVILLSGQALQLVTVATETARALQPAMVVLEDCDLVAEERSMHGSSPVLFEVLDALDGLASDADVTFLLTTNRADVLEPALAQRPGRVDLAVEVPLPDAAGRRRLFRLYAADQPFGDAALDAAADATDGMTASFVKEAIRRAVLLAAEAGHPVGDDDLIDAVREMTGDSERITRSLLGVSSDRPD; this comes from the coding sequence ATGGACGACGCCGTCACCCCCGCCCGTCTGCAGGCCTTCCTGCAGGACTTCCGGGTCCTGTCCGAGGCCGCGCACAGCGCGCACGCGCAGCGCGCCGCGGGAGCGCCGCCGCTGGTGCCCCTCGTGGCGGAGCACCTGGGCAGCGATCCCCGGACCTTCCCCGTCCACACGCTGGAGCTGCCGGTCCTGCGGCGCGTCGACGTGGACGTGGCCGTGGCGGCCGTCGTCGGCGAGGACCCCGACGCACGGCTCGTCGGCGTGGGCGGCGGCGAGCAGCGCAGCCACATGTCGCTCTCGGAGATCCTCCAGCACGCCGCGGAGTGGCAGCAGTTCCCCGTCGGCCCCGTGGACTACCACCGTGCCGCGACCGGACCCGGCACGTCGCGCCAGACCGTCGCGTTCGGCCTGCACCTGTGGTCCGTCGCGGGCGTCCCGGTCGCGCTCCTGCAGCGGCGTGCCTCCATGCGGCACAACGGCTCCCCGGTGCTCGAGGTCGTCTGCCCGTCGGACGAGGTCGCGGGCGACGTGCTCACCCGCGTCCGCGCCGAGATGGACGCGCGCTCGACGCTGCGCGGCCAGGTCGTGACGTTCTCGGGCTCGCCGTTCGACCCGGGCGAGGCCGGTGTCGTCCACGTCCCGCGCCCGGTGGTCCCCCGCGAGGACGTCGTGCTGCCGGCCGGGACCCTGGAGCGCATCGAGCGCCAGGTCCTGGGCGTGGCCCGCCACCGCGACGCGTTGCGCGCCGCCGGGCAGCACCTCAAGCGCGGCGTGCTGCTCTACGGGCCGCCGGGCACGGGCAAGACCCACACGGTGCGGCACCTCGTGGGCGAGAGCCCGGGCGTCACGGTGATCCTGCTGTCGGGCCAGGCCCTGCAGCTCGTGACGGTCGCGACCGAGACCGCCCGGGCGCTGCAGCCGGCGATGGTCGTGCTGGAGGACTGCGACCTCGTCGCCGAGGAGCGCTCGATGCACGGCAGCTCGCCGGTGCTGTTCGAGGTGCTCGACGCTCTCGACGGCCTGGCGTCCGACGCGGACGTCACGTTCCTGCTCACGACGAACCGCGCGGACGTGCTCGAGCCGGCGCTCGCCCAGCGTCCCGGGCGCGTGGACCTCGCCGTCGAGGTGCCGCTCCCGGACGCGGCGGGTCGCCGACGGCTGTTCCGGCTGTACGCGGCCGACCAGCCCTTCGGCGACGCCGCGCTCGACGCGGCCGCCGACGCGACGGACGGCATGACCGCGTCGTTCGTGAAGGAGGCGATCCGCCGGGCCGTGCTGCTCGCCGCCGAGGCGGGCCACCCGGTCGGGGACGACGACCTGATCGACGCCGTGCGGGAGATGACGGGCGACTCGGAGCGGATCACGCGGTCGCTGCTCGGTGTGAGCAGCGACCGGCCCGACTGA
- the purD gene encoding phosphoribosylamine--glycine ligase encodes MEILVVGTGAREHALARTLSLDPAVTGVHAAPGNPGIAQHAALHAVDPLDGAAVAALATSLGVDLVVVGPEAPLVAGVADAVRAAGIPVFGPSAQAARLEGSKAFAKEVMAAAGVPTAAARVATTLDEVAAALEEFGAPHVVKEDGLAAGKGVVVTSDRAAALAHAEACLAKEGGSVVVEEFLDGPEVSLFVLCDGTDVVPLVPAQDFKRALDGDEGPNTGGMGAYSPLPWAPEGLVDEVVETVARPTVAEMARRGTPFVGVLYCGLALTSRGVRVVEFNARFGDPETQVVLARLGTPLAGVLLAAAEGRLAELEPLHWRADAAVTVVVASHGYPGEVRTGDPLTGLDAADTVPGVHVLHAGTAVRTTADDPENPENPLNDPLLVSDGGRVLSVVGVGETLADARRAAYVAVDQVNLAGSHHRTDIALAASEV; translated from the coding sequence GTGGAGATCCTCGTCGTCGGCACCGGTGCCCGTGAGCACGCCCTCGCCCGCACGCTGTCCCTCGACCCGGCGGTCACGGGGGTCCACGCGGCCCCCGGCAACCCCGGGATCGCGCAGCACGCCGCCCTGCACGCGGTCGACCCGCTGGACGGCGCGGCCGTCGCGGCGCTCGCCACGTCGCTGGGCGTCGACCTCGTCGTCGTCGGCCCCGAGGCGCCGCTCGTCGCGGGCGTCGCGGACGCCGTGCGCGCCGCCGGGATCCCGGTGTTCGGCCCGTCCGCGCAGGCCGCCCGCCTCGAGGGCTCCAAGGCGTTCGCCAAGGAGGTCATGGCCGCCGCCGGCGTGCCGACCGCCGCCGCGCGCGTCGCCACCACGCTGGACGAGGTCGCCGCCGCGCTCGAGGAGTTCGGTGCGCCGCACGTCGTCAAGGAGGACGGGCTGGCCGCCGGCAAGGGCGTCGTCGTGACGTCCGACCGCGCCGCGGCCCTCGCGCACGCCGAGGCGTGCCTCGCCAAGGAGGGCGGCAGCGTCGTCGTCGAGGAGTTCCTCGACGGCCCCGAGGTCTCCCTGTTCGTGCTGTGCGACGGCACCGACGTCGTGCCGCTCGTGCCCGCGCAGGACTTCAAGCGCGCGCTCGACGGCGACGAGGGCCCCAACACCGGTGGCATGGGCGCCTACTCGCCGCTGCCGTGGGCGCCCGAGGGCCTCGTCGACGAGGTCGTGGAGACCGTCGCCCGTCCCACCGTCGCCGAGATGGCGCGGCGCGGCACGCCGTTCGTCGGCGTCCTGTACTGCGGCCTGGCGCTGACGAGCCGCGGCGTTCGGGTCGTCGAGTTCAACGCGCGCTTCGGCGACCCGGAGACGCAGGTCGTGCTCGCGCGGCTCGGCACCCCGCTGGCCGGTGTGCTCCTCGCCGCCGCCGAGGGCCGCCTCGCGGAGCTCGAGCCGCTGCACTGGCGTGCGGACGCCGCCGTCACGGTCGTCGTGGCATCCCACGGCTACCCCGGGGAGGTCCGCACCGGCGACCCGCTCACGGGCCTCGACGCGGCCGACACCGTGCCGGGCGTCCACGTGCTGCACGCCGGCACCGCGGTCCGCACGACCGCCGACGACCCCGAGAACCCCGAGAACCCGCTGAACGACCCCCTGCTCGTCTCCGACGGCGGGCGCGTGCTGTCCGTGGTCGGGGTGGGCGAGACGCTCGCCGACGCGCGCCGCGCGGCGTACGTCGCGGTCGACCAGGTCAACCTCGCTGGCTCGCACCACCGCACCGACATCGCGCTCGCGGCGAGCGAGGTCTGA